One genomic segment of Rivularia sp. PCC 7116 includes these proteins:
- the sufD gene encoding Fe-S cluster assembly protein SufD: MNIEVTPDKVSTATEANLLNGLSGDVYLNKLLDKVSTPKSKGWLQELKDSAASRVRHSFLPTKKDEEWRFTDLSALFKIDFNVENRNFLSPDTTPFTAISENRLVFVNGIFKSELSAIANLPDGVVVSNLASLPDLDGEFVKEYLGQAQGDKEVFTALNTAGINDLALIWLSRNVVVETPIHLVFITAGDKTISQPRCLVVAKTGSEVTLVEEFIHFGDVEKKQEKEVYLNNAVTEIWVDENAGVNHSRVERDGLEAFHIGKTAVTQARNSRYTCNVINLGGKLSRHNLEIFQTGEQTQTTLNGLTIISGNQVSDTHSALALNYPYSCSKQLQKNIIADKAHGVFNGKIFVPKPAQLTDASQLNRNLLLSPQAKVDTKPQLEITADNVKCAHGATVSQLEDDEIFYLQSRGINENSARHLLINAFAAEIINHIPVPSLRKNLTKTVNEFD, encoded by the coding sequence ATGAATATAGAAGTAACTCCAGATAAAGTTTCCACTGCTACGGAAGCAAATTTATTGAATGGGCTATCTGGCGATGTTTATTTAAATAAATTATTAGATAAAGTCAGTACCCCTAAAAGTAAAGGTTGGTTGCAAGAATTAAAAGACAGCGCTGCTTCTAGAGTGCGTCATTCCTTCTTACCGACTAAAAAAGATGAAGAATGGCGGTTTACCGATTTATCCGCTTTATTTAAAATCGATTTTAATGTAGAAAATAGAAATTTTTTATCTCCAGATACTACCCCCTTTACAGCTATTAGCGAAAATCGTTTGGTATTCGTTAACGGTATATTTAAATCGGAATTATCGGCGATCGCTAATTTACCAGATGGAGTTGTGGTTAGCAATCTTGCTAGTTTACCGGATTTGGATGGGGAATTTGTTAAAGAGTATTTAGGGCAAGCACAAGGAGACAAAGAAGTATTCACGGCTTTGAATACAGCCGGAATCAACGATTTAGCTTTGATTTGGCTGTCTCGGAATGTGGTAGTAGAAACGCCGATACATTTAGTATTTATTACTGCTGGAGATAAAACAATTTCTCAACCGCGCTGTTTGGTAGTAGCAAAAACAGGTTCCGAAGTTACTTTAGTAGAAGAATTTATTCACTTTGGAGATGTAGAAAAGAAACAAGAAAAAGAAGTTTATCTAAATAACGCGGTTACAGAAATATGGGTTGATGAAAATGCAGGTGTAAATCACAGCAGAGTTGAGCGCGATGGTTTAGAAGCGTTTCATATTGGCAAAACAGCAGTTACTCAAGCTCGCAACAGTCGGTACACCTGTAACGTCATCAACCTGGGTGGAAAATTATCGCGACATAATTTAGAAATCTTCCAAACAGGGGAACAAACTCAAACGACGCTTAATGGTTTAACGATCATCTCCGGCAATCAAGTATCGGATACTCACAGCGCGCTTGCTTTAAATTATCCCTACAGTTGCAGCAAGCAATTGCAAAAAAACATCATAGCGGATAAAGCACATGGGGTATTCAACGGTAAGATATTCGTTCCCAAACCCGCACAATTAACAGACGCATCCCAGTTAAATCGAAACTTATTACTATCTCCTCAAGCGAAAGTAGACACAAAACCGCAACTAGAAATTACGGCAGATAATGTAAAATGCGCTCACGGTGCTACGGTTAGTCAATTAGAAGATGATGAAATTTTCTATTTACAAAGTCGGGGTATTAATGAAAACAGCGCTCGCCATTTATTAATTAATGCTTTTGCGGCGGAGATAATTAATCACATCCCCGTTCCTTCTTTACGTAAAAATCTAACTAAAACAGTAAATGAATTTGACTAA
- the sufR gene encoding iron-sulfur cluster biosynthesis transcriptional regulator SufR, which translates to METTHQSSTKQDILKYLLKELQATALQLAGALKVSPQAIRRHLKDLEGEELIIYSSEQTGMGRPQHIYQLSGKGKERLRREVGDSYSKFTVSLLDTLTETVGRDQVSSILQKQWERKAEEYRQHVGKGSLHTRVATLVELRKAEGFMAEYHPVENSGSESEDKFIFLEHNCAISNVAESFPSVCGHELEMFAAVLPDCTVERTHWIINGEHRCGYLVQAKKR; encoded by the coding sequence ATGGAAACAACCCACCAGTCCTCAACCAAACAAGATATCTTGAAATATCTACTCAAAGAGTTGCAGGCTACAGCTTTGCAACTTGCAGGAGCCTTAAAAGTAAGTCCTCAAGCGATTCGCCGTCATTTAAAAGACTTGGAGGGTGAAGAGCTAATAATTTATTCCTCCGAACAGACGGGAATGGGACGTCCGCAACATATTTATCAATTGAGCGGTAAAGGCAAAGAACGCTTGCGTCGAGAAGTTGGGGATAGCTATAGCAAATTTACTGTTTCTTTACTTGACACTTTAACAGAAACAGTAGGAAGAGACCAAGTAAGTTCGATTTTACAGAAACAGTGGGAGCGTAAAGCTGAAGAATATCGGCAACATGTAGGCAAAGGTTCCTTACATACCAGAGTGGCGACTTTAGTAGAGCTAAGGAAAGCTGAAGGTTTCATGGCTGAGTACCATCCTGTAGAAAATTCAGGCTCGGAATCAGAAGATAAATTTATTTTTTTAGAACATAATTGTGCAATTTCCAACGTTGCAGAATCATTTCCTAGCGTTTGCGGGCATGAATTAGAAATGTTTGCTGCGGTTTTACCCGATTGTACGGTAGAGCGTACTCACTGGATTATCAATGGCGAACATAGGTGTGGTTATTTGGTACAGGCAAAAAAACGGTGA
- the sufB gene encoding Fe-S cluster assembly protein SufB has translation MSATVKTLVNQPYKYGFVTDIETDTIPRGLNEDVIRLISAKKNEPEFMLEFRLKAYRQWQKMTEPDWASVGYPAIDYQNIIYYSAPKQSAKKKSLDEVDPTLLETFEKLGIPLSEQKRLANVAVDAIFDSVSVATTFKEKLAEEGVIFCSISEALQEYPELVQKYLGSVVPVADNYFAALNAAVFSDGSFVFIPKGVKCPMELSTYFRINNGDTGQFERTLIVAEEDSYVSYLEGCTAPMYDSNQLHAAVVELVTLDNAEIKYSTVQNWYAGDENGKGGIYNFVTKRGLCKGKNSKISWTQVETGSAITWKYPSCVLVGDNSVGEFYSVALTNNMQQADTGTKMVHVGKNTRSTIISKGISAGKSSNSYRGLVKVNPKADGARNYSQCDSMLIGDNAHANTFPYIQVQNNKGKVEHEASTSKIGEDQLFYFSQRGISTEDAIAMMISGFCKDVFNQLPMEFAVEADKLLSLKLEGSVG, from the coding sequence ATGAGTGCCACTGTCAAAACCTTAGTCAACCAGCCTTACAAGTACGGTTTCGTTACCGACATCGAAACGGATACTATACCTCGCGGGCTAAACGAGGATGTAATTCGTTTAATTAGTGCGAAGAAAAACGAGCCGGAATTTATGCTGGAGTTTCGCCTCAAAGCTTACCGTCAATGGCAAAAGATGACCGAACCTGATTGGGCTAGTGTTGGTTATCCTGCGATTGATTACCAAAATATCATTTATTATTCTGCACCTAAACAAAGTGCTAAAAAGAAAAGTTTAGATGAAGTAGATCCAACTTTGTTGGAAACTTTTGAGAAGTTGGGTATTCCCCTATCGGAACAAAAGCGTTTAGCGAATGTTGCTGTAGACGCGATTTTTGATAGCGTGTCAGTAGCAACTACTTTCAAAGAAAAGTTGGCAGAAGAAGGGGTTATTTTTTGTTCCATTTCTGAAGCTTTGCAGGAATACCCGGAATTAGTTCAAAAGTACCTTGGAAGTGTAGTTCCGGTTGCCGATAATTATTTTGCAGCTTTGAATGCTGCTGTTTTTAGCGATGGTTCTTTTGTGTTTATTCCGAAAGGCGTAAAATGCCCAATGGAGCTATCTACTTATTTCCGGATTAATAATGGCGATACCGGGCAATTTGAACGTACTTTAATTGTTGCCGAAGAAGATAGTTACGTTTCTTATCTCGAAGGTTGTACGGCTCCGATGTACGATAGCAACCAGCTACATGCGGCAGTTGTGGAACTTGTGACGTTGGATAATGCCGAAATTAAATACTCTACCGTACAAAATTGGTACGCCGGAGATGAAAATGGTAAAGGCGGTATTTACAACTTTGTAACCAAACGTGGTTTATGTAAGGGAAAGAATTCTAAAATCTCTTGGACTCAGGTAGAAACTGGTTCGGCAATTACTTGGAAATATCCCAGTTGCGTTTTAGTGGGGGATAATTCTGTAGGTGAATTTTATTCGGTAGCGCTTACTAATAATATGCAGCAAGCCGACACCGGAACCAAAATGGTTCATGTTGGTAAGAATACTCGTTCTACAATTATTTCTAAAGGAATTTCTGCGGGTAAATCCAGCAATAGCTATCGGGGTTTGGTAAAAGTTAATCCCAAAGCTGATGGAGCGCGAAATTATTCTCAATGCGACTCGATGTTAATTGGGGATAATGCTCACGCTAATACTTTTCCTTATATTCAGGTACAAAATAACAAAGGAAAAGTAGAACATGAAGCTTCTACATCCAAGATTGGGGAAGATCAATTATTTTACTTTTCTCAACGCGGTATTTCCACAGAAGATGCGATCGCGATGATGATTAGCGGCTTTTGTAAGGATGTGTTTAATCAACTACCGATGGAGTTTGCTGTGGAAGCGGATAAATTGTTGAGTTTGAAGTTAGAAGGAAGTGTTGGTTAG
- a CDS encoding glycosyltransferase family 2 protein, whose translation MSYPKVTLVVVPHECFQYTEESLESIYKYTNVPFKLIYIDGYSPNKIRQYIEAKSQEKGFSLIRTDKYVSSNQARNIGLKYVDTEYVVFLNNDVLVTAGWLNKLMHCIEETNASVVSPICLQATSYKPIIHSAGGTLEFQYRDGSLDLFDRRLFIKKSFDQVQPLLKRHPTQIVDFSCVLVRTAIFRQIGSFDENLMNFAQGIDFSLSVFAAGGTIYLESESIVSYLKTTELKLSDIPYYLLIWNYVWKRKSIHHFQEKWGLAKNAKFITDALQQLNYSANLTFQPLKELIKPFYDNENYAINPRVFKRS comes from the coding sequence ATGTCATATCCAAAAGTAACGCTTGTAGTTGTGCCGCATGAATGTTTTCAATACACTGAAGAATCGTTAGAAAGTATTTACAAATACACAAATGTTCCTTTTAAATTAATTTATATAGATGGTTATTCTCCAAACAAAATTAGGCAGTATATTGAGGCAAAATCGCAGGAAAAAGGATTCAGCTTAATACGTACAGATAAATATGTATCTTCCAATCAAGCACGTAATATAGGTTTGAAATATGTAGATACTGAATATGTTGTTTTCCTCAATAATGATGTTTTGGTAACTGCTGGCTGGTTAAATAAACTGATGCATTGCATCGAGGAAACTAATGCTTCAGTTGTTAGTCCTATTTGTTTACAAGCAACATCATATAAACCTATAATTCACTCTGCTGGAGGTACCTTAGAGTTTCAATATAGAGATGGAAGTTTAGATTTATTTGATCGAAGGTTATTTATTAAAAAGTCTTTCGATCAAGTGCAGCCTTTGTTAAAGCGTCACCCAACACAAATAGTAGATTTCAGTTGTGTTTTGGTACGTACAGCTATTTTCCGTCAGATAGGTAGTTTTGATGAAAATTTAATGAATTTCGCCCAGGGTATTGATTTTTCTTTATCGGTATTTGCGGCAGGTGGAACTATTTATCTGGAGTCAGAAAGCATTGTTAGTTATCTTAAAACTACAGAATTAAAATTATCAGATATCCCCTACTATTTATTAATATGGAATTATGTTTGGAAACGTAAAAGCATACATCATTTCCAAGAGAAATGGGGTTTAGCAAAAAATGCCAAATTTATCACTGATGCCCTGCAACAATTAAACTACAGTGCCAATTTGACATTTCAGCCATTAAAAGAGTTGATAAAACCTTTTTACGATAATGAAAATTATGCTATTAATCCCAGGGTTTTCAAACGTTCTTAA
- a CDS encoding cysteine desulfurase produces MTFTQEKTLADRVRQDFPILHQEINGKPLVYLDNAATSQKPLFVIDKIRNYYEQYNANVHRGAHSLSAKATDAYEAARDKVTQFVNASSRQEIVFTRNATEAINLVAYSWGMNNLQPGDEIILSVMEHHSNIIPWQLIAQKTGAVLKYVELTSEETFDLEQFKKLLGDKTKLVSVVHVSNTLGCINPVKEICKLAHEKGAKVLIDACQSVPHMPVDVQEIDCDWLVASGHKMCAPTGIGFLYGKLENLQAMPPFMGGGEMIADVFLEYSTYAELPAKFEAGTPAIAEAIALGAAVDYLSNIGMDKIYAYESELTGYLFKQLEKIPQLKIYGPKPDVKGYGRAALASFTTGEVHPNDLSTLLDNEGVAIRSGHHCTQPLHRILDAPGTARASLSFYNTREEIDIFIEALQETLDFFNSMIG; encoded by the coding sequence ATGACTTTTACTCAAGAAAAAACCCTTGCAGATAGAGTTCGCCAAGACTTTCCGATATTACATCAGGAAATTAACGGCAAACCTTTGGTTTATTTAGATAATGCTGCAACTTCTCAAAAACCTTTATTTGTAATAGATAAAATTCGTAACTATTACGAACAGTACAATGCTAACGTACACCGGGGCGCGCATTCTCTGAGTGCTAAAGCTACCGATGCATACGAAGCAGCAAGAGATAAAGTGACTCAATTTGTCAATGCTTCATCTCGTCAAGAAATAGTTTTTACCCGTAATGCTACCGAAGCCATAAATTTGGTTGCTTATAGTTGGGGAATGAATAATTTACAGCCCGGAGATGAAATTATTCTTTCGGTGATGGAACACCACAGCAATATTATACCTTGGCAGTTGATTGCTCAAAAAACTGGTGCGGTATTAAAATATGTTGAACTAACATCAGAAGAAACTTTTGATTTAGAACAGTTTAAAAAATTGCTTGGCGATAAAACAAAATTGGTATCGGTAGTTCACGTTTCTAATACTTTGGGTTGTATTAATCCGGTAAAAGAAATCTGCAAATTAGCTCATGAAAAAGGTGCAAAAGTATTAATTGATGCCTGTCAAAGCGTGCCTCATATGCCTGTTGACGTGCAAGAAATCGACTGCGATTGGCTGGTAGCTTCTGGACATAAAATGTGCGCTCCTACCGGCATCGGTTTCTTGTATGGAAAATTAGAAAACTTACAAGCAATGCCACCATTTATGGGTGGGGGAGAAATGATTGCTGATGTATTTTTAGAATATTCTACTTATGCAGAATTGCCAGCTAAGTTTGAAGCTGGTACTCCTGCAATAGCCGAAGCAATAGCTTTAGGTGCGGCAGTAGATTACCTGAGTAATATTGGAATGGATAAAATTTATGCTTATGAATCAGAATTAACTGGTTATTTATTTAAGCAATTAGAAAAAATACCGCAACTAAAAATTTATGGCCCCAAACCAGATGTTAAAGGTTATGGTAGAGCCGCATTAGCTTCTTTTACTACAGGAGAAGTCCATCCCAATGATTTATCAACCCTTTTAGATAATGAAGGTGTAGCAATTCGTTCTGGGCATCATTGTACTCAACCATTGCACCGTATTTTAGATGCTCCCGGTACTGCACGAGCAAGTCTATCTTTTTATAATACTCGCGAAGAAATCGATATTTTTATTGAAGCTTTGCAAGAAACTTTGGATTTCTTTAATAGTATGATTGGTTAA
- the sufC gene encoding Fe-S cluster assembly ATPase SufC: MINENSKVLLSVKDLTANVDGNQILKGVNLEVRAGEVHAIMGPNGSGKSTFSKVLAGHPSYEVTGGEVVFRGEKLLEMEPEERARNGVFLAFQYPLEIPGVSNLDFLRVAYNSRRKAQGLEEIDAFDFDDVVEEKLEVVKMDSAFLSRSLNEGFSGGEKKRNEILQMALLEPDLAILDETDSGLDIDALKIVANGVNQLTSPENATIMITHYQRLLNYIVPDYVHVMAKGQIIKSGGKELALELESRGYDWILEEAGVEVGV, from the coding sequence ATGATTAACGAAAATAGCAAAGTGCTGCTGTCAGTCAAAGATTTGACAGCAAATGTTGATGGCAATCAAATTCTTAAGGGTGTAAATCTTGAGGTGCGTGCTGGTGAAGTTCACGCAATTATGGGACCAAATGGTTCTGGAAAAAGTACATTTTCCAAGGTTTTAGCGGGACATCCTAGTTACGAAGTGACTGGTGGTGAAGTGGTTTTTCGAGGAGAAAAGCTTTTGGAAATGGAACCAGAAGAGCGTGCTAGAAATGGTGTATTTTTAGCATTTCAATATCCTTTGGAAATACCGGGCGTTAGCAATTTAGATTTTTTGCGGGTAGCTTACAATTCTCGACGCAAAGCTCAGGGTTTAGAAGAAATCGATGCTTTTGATTTCGATGATGTGGTAGAGGAAAAGTTGGAAGTTGTGAAAATGGATTCCGCTTTTCTCAGTCGTAGTTTAAATGAAGGATTTTCTGGTGGGGAAAAAAAGCGCAATGAAATTTTGCAAATGGCGCTTTTAGAACCAGATTTGGCAATTTTGGATGAAACCGATTCTGGTTTAGATATCGATGCTTTAAAAATTGTGGCAAATGGGGTAAATCAATTAACTAGCCCGGAAAATGCCACAATTATGATTACTCACTACCAACGATTGCTTAATTACATTGTGCCCGATTATGTTCACGTGATGGCAAAAGGGCAAATTATTAAATCTGGTGGAAAAGAGTTAGCCTTAGAGTTGGAATCTCGTGGCTACGACTGGATTTTAGAAGAAGCAGGTGTTGAGGTTGGAGTCTAA